The genomic interval ttagAATTATGGAATGCATTGAAACGAGAGCGTTGAAATCCAGTTTCCTCTCGCAAATGGCCATGAAAACGAATCCACAGGGGTTCTACAACGATGACGGATGGTGTTTTGCCGGAGTGAACAGTTTCAATTCCGATGATTTCCCCGTAGAAGACCTCCTTAACCTCGATTCTCCCGAAAAGGAGTTTCAGGAGGGGTGTGTTTTTCAGCGGCCTGAACAAGTTGAAGACGAGAAAAAGCTGACACATGAGAGAAATTTGGAAAATTCGGACGACGTGGTTTCCGGCGAATTTCAGAGCCTTTCCGCCGGTGACCTCATGGTTCCGGTGAGCGTTTAGATTTTtgttcatttttaaatttttattcatTCATGTATAAATTTGGTCTTCGGAAATGGGAGGGAAGAAAAACTAATAAATGCATGAATTTTCAGTTTGATGAATTGGAAAACCTTGAGTGGCTATCACAATTCGTGGACGATTCCACTTCAGAGTTCTCTCTGTTATGCCCTGGTAGAAATGGACGATTCTCCGGAAAGCCTCCGCCGCTCAACATTTCTGCGGTTCAGAAACCACGGTCTCCGTGCTTCCCGTTGCCGCTTCCCACGAAACCGAGGAGCAACCGGTCAAGGTCAAACGGGCGGCTGTGGTCACTACCATGGCTGACGTTGAGCGCCGCGGAGTCTTCTTCAACATCCCCGTCTTCACACGGTTCGTCCACGATAACCCCCTTGTTTTTCGAAAACCCGGTTCAGAAAACTCTCTGGTTTTCACCTCTCGAAAAACCTCCGGCGAAGATGCAAAAGAGAAAATCCGAATATGACAGCGTCGCCATATCCGGGCGGCGGTGTACGCATTGCCAGGTGCAAAAGACCCCGCAGTGGCGAGCCGGACCGCTAGGCCCCAAAACATTGTGCAACGCTTGTGGTGTCCGGTTCAAATCCGGTCGGCTATTTCCCGAGTACAGACCGGCTTGCAGCCCGAGTTTTTCGCAGGAAAATCATTCCAATAGTCACCGGAAAGTTTTAGAAATGCGGCGGAGGAAGGAAAATCTTGTAGAACCGGACCTGATGGTTCAGAGTTTCTGAGAGTAGGCTAGGCGTACCGACGGCGGTGGTGGGATGTATGGTGGTAAATTAGATGGATTATAGGGTGATAGGAGGTAAAGAGTTTTTAGTAGGTTTCTTTTTTAACTTAATTATGGATTTTTCGGGCTGTGTAATTATTTCATTTGCAGTttctaatttaatcaaattaattttaagtaaaaattatataattatttttaaaataatcacaaatatattttttaaatatttaatgcaTTCATAATACTTTGTCAACTGTACTttaaatcatttgaaaattatttaaaatttggtcCATTTCTGCGGTTCAAATTTGTGGAATTTATTATTCAAGGTCTAGGATATCATGCGTagaaaaatgtaaaaaaaaaaataaaattattattattattttattattattattattattttaaaaagagatGGGGATGAAATGGGTCCATTTGGTTAGGCGTGGTAGGTGCCCCTTTTTAGTTTTTACCAATGCCGCTGCCTTTGAAATGTCTAATTCTGATCTACCTAtccattttaatttaataataattaataacagTGATGATTCTATAAAATTAGGTTGTGGTTCAAATATGACTACCACttcgaaattttattttttagggGAAAAACATTTGGAATATTGTGAAAATAATCAAACtaagattttgaaaaataattatcaccaaatatatttaaatatacttGGGAgggtttagttttttttttttattttaaaaatgaccAATATTGTTTTTCAAATTATCCCATATTATAATAACGTTTATAAAGGGTAAAAtttatttgcaacttttgaaaATTATTGATTATTCATtggaattttttaattttatacttTCTTATGAAAATGTGTTTGTTTGAATACTTTAAAATCTAAGAAGAAAAGGATAATGACCAAGGTTCCACGGCGTAAGTGATGATTGAATTGGAGTGGGCTCATGTGGTTGGGTACCCatgaaattaatcaattatTGGTGTTTCATAAAGTTGTGCTGCGGCATGCCATGTGAGAGTGGTTATGAATCAACTAcatgatatttatttttgaataattgtattaatgttatatatatatagttttcatATTCTGCACCCCTACCGTATATATctttgtgagcaccgatgaggtgtcactcacctattggatgtgatgaaataaagaaaaattatgCAACCAATggatgagtgacacctcatcggtatTCACAAAAATATGCACGATAGGTGTACAgtatatcaaatatatatatatatatatatatatatatatatatatatatatatttatatatcagaACAGTACTTGACAGTTGACTTGTAAGATCAAGGCCAGACAATTTTTAAGAGTCTGGTAACAAAGTCAAAATAAAGATATAGTTGACACAATCAGTGGGATTTTGGAAATcgaatttataaattatttcatatatgcatttattttaataggacaaaaacttgtatgagacggtctcacgggtcgtatttataagacggatatcttatttggtcatccatgaaaaaatattactttttatgttaagagtattactttttattgtgaatatgagtatgattGAGACTAAGAtacgtgagacgatctcacatgagatccactcTTTTTAATAGCTGAGTAGATCAATAGAAAGATACAATTGTTGCCAAAGAGAGTTGACTTCCAAGACTGTACTTTGATGGCAGTGGTGGGGATGTATATCTACCTTTTGTGTTTCATGAAAGATTATTTATCTACTTTCTTGTTTCtgatttattattgatatgaatTAATATTGTTCATTACAAATACTggattcaaattttattttaagacgGTGATTGAAGGATTTCTGGATGAAAAAAAACTTGTGcattttcaaaacaaaaaattgtaaaataaaaaagaaataaaatctcGTAATGTTAAAAAACGACAACACATCGAGTTTTGGTAGAATTCCATATCTTTTGTCCTCGTACtcattttttatattgatcTTCATCACCATCGAGTATTCAATTTCACAAGTAACAGGTGCAGCTCGATTGATGGCCATCACGATCATAGCAACATGACACTTGTAGAAATGTTGGTTGTGGTATGAGTTGTGTTTTTGGAAGTAAATCTGTTCTAATCTCCTTTCATCTTCTTGTTTCGGCCAAGTACATGTAACACGCATAGGGGCACAATCTTAAAAGAACACAACATAAAATGAATTATCACATTAATGAACAAAAAAATTTTACAAACATGCTTTCCCAATAGAAAGTAGATAAATGCACTAAGCTAGTTCAGAATGCCTGACTCGTCGTCTTATTGTTTGCTAGCAAATATGCGAATCATTCCTATACCAACGGCGGATATAGATACGAGGGTCCCTATGCAGTACTTGATCACATCATACTTTGCTGCTTCAAGTTGAGCCCTCAGTTCATGGATTTCCTGTAACAATCAGTAATCCTCAGGATCTTGACAGTTTAGGTTTCTTTGGAATAAAAGTTCGAATATTTTCATCCAATAATTATTGAGAACTTGtaattttagtctttttatagATGATAATTATCAGTTTTGGCAAGCCAACACATTTGATCCTCAGCAATGTAAATGACTAAATTGGCAACTATGGAACAACAAAAAGCAGAAtgacaaaaatgatattttctaCTTCACATGTGGAGTAAAATCATTTCCTATTTAACAAagtaaaacaataaaaaacTCACCCGATCAAGCTTGTTCGTAAGGTTTGCTGTTTCTGCACTCTGATTAGCAAGCTCATCACGAATCCGACTTTGTCGTAAGAAAGTTTAATGAAATGAGAACGTTGTAATATATAGTAAAGATGAAAATAcattcaattttattttcatatccTTACCCTCTTTCAAGATTTAAATCTAGGCGTTGTCCAGCAGTAGCCTTGTCAATTTCGTACCTTTCTcaaggagcattagtcaatcGACCGACTGTTGAGTGTTGACATAGTTCACGCCAAAAGAAAAACGTGATTGAATTAGAATACATACCTTAATTCACCACGCATTTTCTCAATATCATTTCGGAGCTTTTCAGCCTCGCGTTGGAGCAAAGAAAAATGATGGCCCTGCACCATTAGAGGCAGCAAAATGGATGTGAATGAGTCACAAATGTTACTGCGTAGTGTCTACTAACTACAAATCCCTTGAATATGTTATAAATTTTTCAATCGTCCGTCATATTTGAACTTTCATGACCCTTGCTATTAGTCTTCCCTTTGATAAATGCACAATAATGTCTAATTTTGAATTCGGTTCGTGATCCAATATCCACTGGTTTGATCAGAAATGTTCTCTCAAAAGTTGATGCTAACCTGATTTTCATTTGTTAACTTCTCTTTCTACCCTTCCACGAAATGTTCATGCATTTCTCCATAAGGCGTAATAACATCTTAAAATCGGACGGTGAAAACATCAAACACTAGAAAACAATCTAAGTAAAGATATTCCTAATCTGGGTATCCTATAccaaaaaatgatgaaaaatcAATTTCAAGGAAATATGGATACAAATATCCATTAAGTTCATCCTTTTTCTCGCCTTATGTGATGATAGCCCTCAGCTTCCAATATTCAAGAAAGATATATGTTTTCAAGTTCAAATATCCAGTTAAACACCTAAAACCATAAAAATGAAAGTCTTTTTTTGAATACAATAAGCAGATTCAGCACAAAAAGGCACAAGTAAACAATTTCAGTTAGTGCATTTTTTAGGATAGTTCCTTCACCTCAAGCTTCAGTCGATCAACATCTTAACTAAATAATTAACCTCGATCTAATGCACAATACTTGCAAGATAGCCTATGGGCCCTCTAACCACTCTTGCAATATCGGTCTTCAGCAAAGGTCTCAAAAGCCGATAACAACATAAACTGCATCATTGCcgaacttataaatgagttggCATTTAGTAGATCAATTTCCAATACGGAAACAATTTCATACCTGAGAACTTTGTATTTCAGACTTAAACTTGGAAAGATTGGCTTCTTGTGCCATCTCAAtctacaaaaacaaaaattaagaaaaaaattcCATATAGAACACAAGAAACTCAAAGCTAAACCTTATATCACAATTTACGTAAAAAAGTTTTGAATGTTCCAAGATAATATATGCACCAGAAAACACTGGAAGAACTCTTACTCTCTGCATCTCGGATCTTGAAATAAGATTTTGCGATATATTCTCCAAACTGTCATCCAAAACATCAGTCATAGCAGATGTAATTGCCTCTGCATGGTTTGAAGGTATGCTTTGTGCTTCTAAACTCCTCACCTGGCCACAAAACAGAAGCATCTAATATTCACTCCTTTACTTCATTGTACAGCTATAACTAAGGGTACAAACGAAAATTAAGAAGACATACAGACCGCCCTTTCTTATTAAAACTAATCCTATCGGCAGTAACTGGGAATCAATGTTCACATAATGTTGGTCTTAGTCATTCACCTAAACGCTGAATGCATCGAAACATTATTCTTTACACTTTAATTCTTATCTCAAGCAAAAGAAAATTAACAACACAAGAACAAATAGAACATATATACCTATAATACATTTTTCTTAtcattttgaatcatatttgaTTAGAATTCTCCCAAATGGAAACTGGTAAGCTGTAGGTCagctgtaaaaaatagtaaaaagaaCATTTGACGCGGCAAGTAAACATGAGTTGGAACCAGAATTCCATAATGTAATGAAGAATCGGGATTAAATAACCACAGCATCTAAAAAAACAATCTTGTTAATTCTCAGAGGACCACGTCTCACAATCACTATTACCCTAAAATGGGTAGCTCCATTCGTCGTCgcaacaaataataaaaaacattAACCAAAAGTTAAAAAAATGTACCAGCGCTAGTGTGTCAACAAGATAAACGCGTCTTCCAGTAGGTTTAACGAGCTTAGAGATCTGCCTGTAGTCCAATCGATAACCAGACGAATTCGAGGACAACGAACCGTATGATTTTACGGAAAACCGGCCAGGTGGAGGCCCATTTACCGCCAAACCTCCAGCATTAATCTCTTGAAACTTTAACAAGCGAATCCACGATTGAAACGCAAGTTTACGCGCAGTCATTAAAATTCCTCGAGAAAAAAGATGTAAATATTGGAGTAATCCTTACATTCAAAGAACGCAACTTCTAAAGGATCAATTTTGCACAATTAAGTGTTCTCTTCATTGCAATAAAGATTTTCGTCCAGGAAACGAAAGaaatttgaagaagaaatcgTTTGTTAATGGCGGAAAATTAAGAATTTCGGTGGTTTCAAAAATGGTTGAGGGGCTTCTTGCGCGTTACGCAAGAAGCTGTTCTTCGTTGGTTGGCGGATTTTTCACTTAATTAATACTCTACAGCGTAACAAATACAAACAGCCCGGATCACACACCTGTATGTGCATAATTATTACATGATTGTGTCTCtcacaattaattatttaaaattttaaaaatattaatttttatattaaatataaatcgatctatccgtctcataaatataaatttgtaaGACCGACTTATAAAAAATTTACTcttgttaaataattttttattataaatattttaataatgaacatttaaatttatttttatttatcaagATTAATTACATGAAATTTTTGTGAACATTTTTCATCGTTTCCGACTCTCCATATAACAAGGAAGACAATATTATATCAGAATTACGATAAATACTGTCAAAAAATTACAAGGTTCTAAAAAGCGTGAAGCGCCCCTAAGCGCATATGTCGAGCTCCAAGTTTTTTAAGCTTAAGCGAGATTTGTACAGACTTAAGCGTGAAAAAGTGTTTTTTTATCTTTAGtataattgtaattatctcaaaccaatagatagataaaataatacataaatatgataaatttaagtatGATGCATTAATtctaatatttataaaaatttcaaaattacaatctttatttgtttttgaatCTAAatcacattaaaaaatattaaatatttgtcaaatcattatcagacatgcttaatcataattaaatttaaaaataattatctaaATTACAAGCCtaatttcttattttaaaaaaaaaagtcatacattcaaaataaaaaatttaaaaataaatagatattAAGCACATTTAATTAAACGTCATAATTACGCTTAATTCGATCGTTTAACagctttttttttgtttttcttcgaAACGAGACGTTTTTGTCGAGCTTTAAAATTAAGCGGACTTTTTAGAACGCTGGAAAATAATTACTAGATCTCttactttattttttattgtttatattatatataatagtgGTGATTGGATTAATAATAATTGTTGGTGTTAATTACGTTAATAGTTATataataatactaataatatTAACAATTTAATCAATAATTTTTGTTATTATCCACTAAGCTACACGTGTTTGTACTAAAAATCtgattaataactaaaatagaCTGAGATACCAAAACTTGAAACCGTCGTCATATCCAGCCCTTGCCTCCATTTGCCAAACAGCACGCCGTCACGATACCTCGCGTCACAGCAGGTTCTCCCTCCTCCGTCTAGCCATTGGGAATCTcttctctattttttttaattcttcATATGTTTTGTGTTTTATTTACCTTTCTTTGTGGGGATTTTGTAGTTGTGAATTATGTGATTTCTGTTTCTTGCTTTTAATGTTCGTTGATGTTTATTGTTTGGCGGACGTGTAATCGTGGGCTCAGATTTGTTGTAATTTTAAGATGGGTGGTGTGATTCATTCGACTCATCATCGTTTGTATCGGTTGATGCCTTTTGAGCTGCGTTTTGTTTAGATTTCTTAGAATTTACCGTGGTGCCTGGTTTTTGTCACGTTTAATTATCCTTAAAGTCATCAATTACATTTGGGGTTTCATATCTGTAGCTTGAAGAGCAGCTGTTAGTTCTGTTTTTGGTGTCTCGGAGTTTGTTAATCTGGATTCACCCATTTCATTTCTTAATTCAGTTATGAAGTGATGGTTCTTGCATGGGCGAGTTGGTGTATCTTAATATTGGTGAATTTTCCGATGTTGTTTTGAGGTATTTATTATGAATGTGTTCTTTTTTTGGGGGGATTTTGTACTTGACTATTGTGATTTATGTTTTCATTTTCCTTGCTCATTGGCGGTCAACTGTTCGCTGGAATAGTAAGTAaggtttaatattattttatgatatttaagTTGTGTAGTGCTTGGTTTGAATAATCCTCGTTTTCGATTTTCTATGCCTCTGAGCTGTGTTTCAAGTTCCAGATTTGTTTTAGGATACATTTTTCCTGTGTAGTTGGCTATTTCTTGTTCCCAGAAATTATAAGTAATAATTATGGTTTCAGATATAATTTGATTGGAAGTTGTTGGTTCCATAATGTTGTTAATTTTTATGAGCCAGACGCAAGTCAATTATTGTTTAATGTCCTGCCAGATTCACGACTTTAGTAATCCATGAACATGAGAGCCATTTTACCTACCCCACAACATGTGAATGTATATCTGATcttctttttattttgttaatagTGGGTGAAAAGTTTATTCTCAAAATTGAGGAAAAGACAAATCAAATAACAACATGCTTTATAAGGTATAAACTGTTTGGTAGATATGATTTGttaaatttactataaataaaataaataaatttgaatgTGTTGTGTCCCATTGAATTGAACCACCGTAGACTCCAATGTCATAATCAGCAGTTTGCATTCTTTCTGAATCTTCCGCTTATCTGTTTCGTATGAGAGGATTGACATTTTCATCATTGTTTAATAAAACTAGTCACAATAAAAAGTCAACCGGGAAGATGGTGTGAGCAGCAGAAACTCTCTACATCTGATGGCTGGCATGTCTGAAAATTGAAATGAAGAAGTGTTCAGCTTCTGTCATTAGTTTTAGATGTGCTACGATTATGGAAGGAGATGTTTGTAATACCAAGGATGCCATGGCACGTTGTATTTTTGAATTAGAGAATTTAATGGGCGTTGGTTCCATGTATGTGATTGATGTCGGGTGGTTTTTGTTTGTTGAAATAATGTGTGTAGTGTTGGAATTTGGTGTTTAAAATCATGAAGGTAAGGTGAAGATTTTCTGGGACTCATTGACATGGTATTGGATGCGTGGTTGTGGTGGACAGGGAAGAGGCAGCAGCTGCGTTGTTGGTGATATTTTTGCGCATAGGTGTTGATTTGTTGATTGAAATAGTTTTGAAAATGAGCTTAGACAACAGAAGCCGTAgcaggagcagaagcaggagcCCGATGGATCGTAAGATTCGTACTCAGCGCTATTCCTATCGCGATGCTCCTTATAGAAGGGATTCAAGGCGGGGTTTCAGGTTATTTGGTCTCCATTCATTCATTTATTTGTAACTATTTTCACTCTTACATGTGTTGGTTGAGAAGGAGCGGGCAGTTGATGTATGGGATCAACCTGAGTGGAAGCAGCTCCGATGCACCTGGATGCTTGTGTCTTTTGGGTCTTGCTTGAATCTCCTTCTTAATTGCTTTTAGAAATTCGTATGAATATTTTTGGTTCCTTGTGCTCCATCCTTCACTCCAATTCCAAATTATTAAGAAAATACCAGAAAAAGCTCTACAAAACGGATTGAATTTTTTCTGTGTTTGCTGCCATGTTCTTCCCTATGGCATTGCAGCATCACGAGATACTGTCCTTTTCCTCACATTTAGTGAGATTTTCTTCTGCAGTGAGAACAGTTTGTGCAACAACTGCAAAAGGCCTGGCCATTTTGCTCGAGAATGCCCGAGTGCTGCTCTCTGTCACAATTGTGGTCTTCCTGGGTAAGTGTCCTTTGGTACCCCTCACCCTTACGCCTTCAAAGACACTGTATGTGTGTGATCATGTTGTGACAGCTAATATCTCATTATTCTTATTTTTGAGAAATTAAGTATCAATACTTAACGTATGGCCTTTCTAGTATTCATTACTCTTTTTTCCCTTTTATCGTAAAGCATTTTTCGAAGATTGTAATTTTTCAGTGTTAAACCTGACATTAAATTTTGTATGATGTGTCTTCATAATGTATAAGAAAAGAGTTTCTTGATAGAGTACTATTCAAGTGCCAGGGAGATTTTTGGTGATAATCAGCTAAAAGTTCTTTCCATACAGAAACATGGTGCTTTTCTTCGTGGGAATATTTGTTGCGATTCACAGTCTGGCAATGCGAAGCTGCTTCATGATAGTAATAGTCTACTCAATTGTCTTAATATATACGTTCTTGTGTGTATGTATGTTTGTTTAttttctgaatttcaagtctaaTATCACTTGGGTAATCATGTCCTCTGTGGAG from Primulina eburnea isolate SZY01 chromosome 17, ASM2296580v1, whole genome shotgun sequence carries:
- the LOC140818804 gene encoding protein FMP32, mitochondrial-like; the protein is MTARKLAFQSWIRLLKFQEINAGGLAVNGPPPGRFSVKSYGSLSSNSSGYRLDYRQISKLVKPTGRRVYLVDTLALVRSLEAQSIPSNHAEAITSAMTDVLDDSLENISQNLISRSEMQRIEMAQEANLSKFKSEIQSSQGHHFSLLQREAEKLRNDIEKMRGELRYEIDKATAGQRLDLNLERGRIRDELANQSAETANLTNKLDREIHELRAQLEAAKYDVIKYCIGTLVSISAVGIGMIRIFASKQ
- the LOC140818664 gene encoding GATA transcription factor 7-like codes for the protein MECIETRALKSSFLSQMAMKTNPQGFYNDDGWCFAGVNSFNSDDFPVEDLLNLDSPEKEFQEGCVFQRPEQVEDEKKLTHERNLENSDDVVSGEFQSLSAGDLMVPFDELENLEWLSQFVDDSTSEFSLLCPGRNGRFSGKPPPLNISAVQKPRSPCFPLPLPTKPRSNRSRSNGRLWSLPWLTLSAAESSSTSPSSHGSSTITPLFFENPVQKTLWFSPLEKPPAKMQKRKSEYDSVAISGRRCTHCQVQKTPQWRAGPLGPKTLCNACGVRFKSGRLFPEYRPACSPSFSQENHSNSHRKVLEMRRRKENLVEPDLMVQSF